In Achromobacter spanius, the following proteins share a genomic window:
- a CDS encoding acyl-CoA thioesterase/bile acid-CoA:amino acid N-acyltransferase family protein, with the protein MAPTLTITPADALIDVPRQIRVEHVAPGQTVHITARTRRNGVLWQAQAAYTAGEDGAVDLTRDAPVSGDYTGLSPMGLIWSQAPVDSPSREHFNHPVTDALVTDVVARVAGVEAGMQAQATFTQRLALDGVTRHEVREEGLVGTLYLPAGSKPGSHPAVMILNGSGGGINEPRAALYASRGYAAFALAYFKAPGLSDYISNTPLEYFQTGLRWLRKKVQPKHDFVAISGQSRGGELVLLLGATFPKEVSAVVAYVPGAVVHSGQNACDPKIGREGPTWLLGGKPIPHVWENNRTATWAPFDEGPSPHRHEKAILTALQDPDAVARARIRVEDIEGPVMLLSGTDDGSWPSSLYSKMVQDKLVEVKHPYPVEWLDYENGGHSILFPYVPTTQLVYAHPVSGKISTSGGNPKDNARADQESWEGVKKFLDAAVKARAASAAAHSASTSGNAG; encoded by the coding sequence ATGGCGCCGACCCTGACCATCACCCCCGCGGACGCCTTGATCGACGTGCCGCGCCAGATCCGGGTGGAACACGTTGCCCCCGGCCAAACGGTGCATATCACCGCGCGCACCCGCCGCAACGGCGTGCTGTGGCAAGCCCAGGCCGCCTACACGGCGGGCGAAGACGGCGCCGTCGACCTGACCCGCGACGCGCCTGTCTCGGGCGACTACACCGGTTTGTCGCCGATGGGCTTGATCTGGTCGCAAGCCCCCGTGGATTCGCCCAGCCGCGAACACTTCAACCACCCGGTGACCGATGCCTTGGTTACCGACGTGGTTGCGCGTGTGGCTGGGGTTGAAGCCGGCATGCAGGCACAAGCCACGTTCACGCAACGCTTGGCGCTGGACGGCGTCACCCGCCACGAGGTCCGCGAAGAAGGTCTGGTCGGCACGCTGTACCTGCCGGCCGGCAGCAAGCCCGGTTCGCACCCCGCCGTCATGATCCTGAACGGCTCGGGCGGCGGCATCAACGAACCGCGCGCGGCGCTGTACGCATCGCGCGGCTACGCCGCCTTTGCGCTGGCGTACTTCAAGGCACCCGGCCTGTCCGACTACATCTCGAACACCCCGCTGGAATACTTCCAGACCGGCCTGCGCTGGCTGCGCAAAAAGGTTCAACCCAAGCACGACTTTGTCGCCATCAGCGGCCAGTCGCGCGGCGGTGAACTGGTGCTGCTGCTGGGCGCAACCTTCCCCAAGGAAGTGTCCGCCGTCGTCGCCTACGTACCCGGCGCCGTCGTCCACAGCGGCCAGAACGCCTGCGACCCCAAGATCGGCCGCGAAGGCCCCACCTGGTTGCTGGGCGGCAAGCCCATCCCCCACGTCTGGGAGAACAACCGCACCGCCACCTGGGCCCCGTTTGACGAAGGCCCATCGCCGCATCGTCACGAGAAAGCCATCCTGACCGCACTGCAAGACCCCGACGCCGTCGCCCGCGCCCGCATTCGCGTGGAAGACATCGAAGGCCCGGTCATGTTGCTGTCCGGCACCGACGATGGATCATGGCCGTCCAGCCTGTATTCGAAGATGGTGCAGGACAAACTGGTCGAGGTGAAACACCCCTACCCCGTCGAATGGCTCGACTACGAAAACGGCGGCCACTCGATCCTGTTCCCGTACGTGCCCACCACCCAGCTCGTCTACGCTCACCCCGTGTCGGGCAAGATCAGCACCAGCGGCGGGAATCCAAAAGACAACGCACGCGCCGACCAGGAATCGTGGGAAGGCGTGAAGAAGTTTTTGGACGCGGCGGTGAAAGCGCGGGCGGCTTCGGCTGCCGCCCATTCCGCAAGCACTTCCGGCAACGCCGGCTGA
- a CDS encoding ABC transporter permease produces the protein MSTTATPDKVPALRRESPWRRNLTEFLSSKTAVFGLAVATLLILAAIFAPWISPQNPYDLLQIDVLDSRMPPGSMNGLDTFHYWLGTDGQGRDLLSGILYGLRISLMVGVGSAVIAGIVGTLLGLLAAYAGGKVDAFIMRLVDLILSFPSILVAMMILAFLGKGVGNVVLTLVILEWAYYARTARGQALVERRREYVEAARCLDIPNWRIMLKHILPNCLPPLIVIGTLQIARAITLEATLSFLGLGVPVTEPSLGLLISNGFQYMLSGEYWISFYPGIALLITIVAINLVGDRLRDVLNPRTHK, from the coding sequence ATGAGCACCACTGCAACCCCTGACAAGGTTCCCGCCCTGCGCCGCGAATCGCCCTGGCGCCGCAACCTGACCGAATTCCTGTCGTCCAAAACGGCGGTGTTCGGCCTGGCGGTGGCCACCCTGCTGATTCTGGCCGCCATCTTCGCGCCGTGGATCTCGCCGCAAAACCCGTATGACCTGCTGCAAATCGACGTGCTGGATTCCCGCATGCCGCCGGGGTCCATGAACGGCCTGGACACCTTCCACTACTGGCTGGGCACCGACGGCCAAGGCCGCGACTTGCTGTCCGGCATTCTGTACGGCCTGCGCATCAGCTTGATGGTGGGCGTGGGCTCGGCCGTTATCGCCGGCATCGTCGGCACGCTGCTGGGCCTGCTTGCCGCCTACGCGGGCGGCAAGGTTGATGCCTTCATCATGCGTTTGGTCGACTTGATCCTGTCGTTCCCGTCCATCCTGGTTGCCATGATGATCCTGGCCTTTCTGGGCAAGGGCGTGGGCAACGTGGTGCTGACGCTGGTGATTCTGGAATGGGCCTATTACGCCCGTACCGCGCGCGGCCAGGCCCTGGTGGAACGCCGCCGTGAATACGTGGAAGCCGCCCGCTGCCTGGACATTCCCAACTGGCGGATCATGTTGAAGCACATCCTGCCCAACTGCCTGCCGCCGCTGATTGTGATTGGCACCTTGCAGATTGCGCGCGCCATCACGCTGGAGGCCACCTTGAGCTTTCTGGGCCTGGGCGTGCCGGTGACCGAACCGTCGCTGGGCCTGCTGATTTCCAACGGCTTTCAATACATGCTGTCCGGCGAATACTGGATCAGCTTCTACCCCGGCATCGCGCTGCTGATCACCATCGTCGCCATCAACCTGGTGGGCGACCGCCTGCGCGACGTGCTGAACCCAAGGACTCACAAATGA
- a CDS encoding CMD domain protein, which produces MAQQPIVYDAVNDLVDKLVGLTPGSKTFEVRHQREKVAAATQGSYDALFDPALPGLSLAERLLVALYATRISLSPLLASHYRARLAETDAAPADIAVAESGKPSDASTPRLAAVLEFTRKLIENPVEGDEAALKTLPAAGVTTPAVVTLSQLIAFLSYQTRLVAGLIAMKDLEGQAPRAAAVPPAPFEPNTAATEPGAVIKAHGFTNEVLEWKAWLDVVNVDTATPEQVAVLEESHPKAKVSDYYLFLVHQPEILRQRSTAFNAIMYAPGGLSRAERELGSTVVSRVNGCVYCASVHAQRFEQLAKRNEVIAQVFEDPYTAGTTARELAIAQFSIQITEAQADVNANSIQALKDAGLSEGEVLDLLHSDAIFAWANRLMLNLGEPVLATVG; this is translated from the coding sequence ATGGCACAACAACCCATCGTCTATGACGCCGTCAATGATCTGGTCGACAAGCTCGTCGGCCTGACGCCCGGCAGCAAAACTTTTGAGGTCCGCCACCAACGCGAAAAAGTCGCCGCCGCCACGCAAGGCAGCTACGACGCCCTGTTCGACCCGGCACTGCCCGGCCTGTCGCTGGCCGAACGCCTGCTGGTCGCGCTGTACGCCACCCGCATCAGCCTGTCGCCGCTGCTGGCCTCGCACTACCGCGCCCGCCTGGCGGAAACGGACGCAGCCCCCGCCGACATCGCCGTCGCAGAATCCGGCAAGCCGTCAGACGCCTCCACCCCGCGCCTGGCTGCCGTGCTGGAATTCACGCGCAAGCTGATCGAAAACCCCGTCGAAGGCGACGAAGCCGCACTGAAGACCCTGCCCGCAGCCGGCGTCACCACGCCTGCGGTGGTCACCCTGTCGCAACTGATCGCCTTCCTGTCGTACCAGACCCGTCTGGTCGCAGGCTTGATCGCGATGAAAGACCTGGAAGGCCAAGCCCCCCGGGCCGCCGCCGTCCCGCCCGCGCCCTTCGAGCCCAACACCGCCGCCACCGAACCCGGCGCCGTCATCAAGGCCCACGGCTTCACCAACGAAGTGCTGGAGTGGAAGGCATGGCTCGACGTCGTCAACGTCGACACCGCCACCCCGGAACAAGTCGCCGTCCTGGAAGAAAGCCACCCCAAGGCCAAGGTCTCGGACTACTACCTGTTCCTGGTCCACCAACCGGAAATTCTGCGCCAGCGCTCCACCGCCTTCAACGCCATCATGTACGCCCCAGGCGGCCTGTCGCGCGCCGAACGCGAGCTGGGCTCCACGGTCGTCTCGCGTGTGAACGGCTGCGTGTACTGCGCATCCGTCCACGCGCAGCGCTTCGAACAACTGGCCAAGCGTAATGAAGTGATTGCGCAAGTGTTCGAAGACCCCTACACCGCCGGCACCACGGCGCGAGAACTGGCGATTGCCCAGTTCTCGATCCAGATCACCGAAGCCCAGGCCGACGTCAACGCCAACAGCATCCAGGCATTGAAGGATGCAGGCTTGAGCGAAGGCGAAGTGCTGGACCTGCTGCACTCGGACGCGATCTTCGCCTGGGCAAATCGTTTGATGCTGAACCTGGGCGAACCGGTTTTGGCCACCGTAGGCTAA
- a CDS encoding LysR family transcriptional regulator, translating into MELRQLEAFAAVMSTGSVTAAGRLLGRSQPAISRLLQELEAEIGYALFNRSGPRVTPTEQGFLLYDDVERALAGLQQIRSRAEEIARGQAKPLLLAATSALAAGLVPDALKRIESQTGAMRVQVRSASPERVVHAVLTGAAQLGATSLPLEHRGLTVHWIAQAPCVVALQDDDPLAAHDVVPVALLAGRRLITMANPYRLRRRLDAALAPDGNAPGTIETNSSVNALAAVRAGLGVSVLEPITAYGVPMPGVAIRPIDLDIPFFFGVITPQPQPQPQPLTPACQAMADALAEAAAALLPGFVLHDASEHAALLHSVYGDDAPVLDSPTL; encoded by the coding sequence ATGGAACTTCGCCAACTCGAGGCCTTCGCGGCCGTCATGTCTACAGGTAGCGTCACCGCTGCCGGGCGCCTGCTTGGGCGTTCGCAGCCGGCCATCAGCCGCCTGTTGCAAGAGCTTGAAGCGGAAATCGGCTATGCCCTGTTCAACCGCAGCGGGCCGCGTGTGACCCCCACCGAACAAGGCTTTCTGCTGTATGACGACGTGGAACGCGCGCTGGCCGGCTTGCAACAGATTCGCAGCCGCGCCGAAGAAATCGCGCGCGGCCAGGCCAAGCCGCTGCTGCTGGCGGCAACGTCCGCGCTGGCTGCCGGCCTGGTGCCCGACGCCCTCAAACGCATCGAATCCCAAACCGGCGCCATGCGGGTGCAAGTGCGCAGCGCCTCGCCCGAACGGGTCGTGCACGCGGTGCTGACCGGCGCCGCGCAACTGGGCGCCACCAGCTTGCCACTGGAACATCGCGGCCTGACGGTGCATTGGATTGCGCAAGCGCCCTGCGTAGTGGCCTTACAGGACGACGATCCACTGGCCGCGCACGACGTGGTGCCGGTGGCCCTTCTGGCCGGCCGCCGCCTGATCACCATGGCCAACCCCTACCGCCTGCGTCGCCGCCTGGACGCCGCGCTTGCCCCCGACGGCAATGCGCCCGGCACCATCGAAACCAATTCGTCCGTCAACGCCCTGGCCGCCGTGCGCGCCGGCTTGGGTGTGTCGGTGCTGGAACCGATTACCGCTTACGGCGTCCCGATGCCGGGCGTGGCGATCCGGCCTATCGACCTGGACATCCCTTTCTTCTTTGGGGTCATCACCCCGCAGCCGCAACCGCAACCTCAACCGTTGACGCCCGCCTGCCAGGCTATGGCCGACGCACTGGCCGAAGCCGCCGCCGCGCTGCTGCCCGGCTTTGTGCTGCACGACGCCAGCGAGCATGCCGCGCTGCTGCACTCTGTCTACGGTGATGACGCCCCTGTTTTGGACTCCCCCACACTATGA
- a CDS encoding ABC transporter ATP-binding protein: MTDRTATGAPATLEVRNLRTHFHTRAGVLPAVDDVSFTLERGKILGLVGESGSGKSVTGFSIMGLVDAPGRIVGGEILFQGRDLTKLAPRELRKLQGNRIAMIFQDPMMTLNPVLRVDVQMIETVRAHNKMSKAQARTLARDTLGMMGIPSPEERLLAYPHQLSGGMRQRVAIAIAMLHRPDLIIADEPTTALDVTIQAQILSEVQKLAQQHGTSLIWITHDLSVVAGLADDVAVMYAGRIVEHGKVDDVLDRPQHPYTVGLIDSLPSNNLRGQRLRQIPGMTPNLLHLPAGCAFSARCSRATAACGQQPGITQALPEHDVRCFHPTIQIHNEVTA; encoded by the coding sequence ATGACCGACCGCACCGCTACCGGCGCGCCGGCCACGCTTGAAGTGCGCAACCTGCGCACGCACTTTCATACCCGCGCGGGCGTGCTGCCCGCCGTGGACGACGTGTCGTTCACGCTGGAGCGCGGCAAGATCCTGGGCCTGGTCGGAGAATCCGGCTCGGGCAAATCCGTGACGGGCTTCTCCATCATGGGCTTGGTTGACGCCCCCGGCCGCATCGTCGGCGGAGAAATCCTGTTCCAGGGCCGCGACCTGACCAAGCTGGCTCCGCGTGAACTGCGCAAGTTGCAAGGCAACCGCATCGCCATGATCTTCCAAGATCCGATGATGACGCTGAACCCCGTCTTGCGGGTGGACGTTCAGATGATCGAAACCGTGCGCGCGCATAACAAGATGAGCAAGGCACAAGCCCGCACGCTGGCCCGCGACACGCTGGGCATGATGGGCATTCCCAGCCCGGAAGAACGGCTGCTGGCCTATCCGCACCAACTGTCTGGCGGCATGCGCCAGCGCGTGGCCATTGCCATCGCGATGCTGCACCGCCCCGACCTGATCATTGCCGACGAACCCACCACCGCGCTGGACGTCACCATCCAGGCGCAGATTCTGTCTGAAGTGCAAAAGCTCGCGCAGCAGCACGGCACCAGCCTGATCTGGATTACGCATGATCTGTCGGTCGTGGCAGGCTTGGCCGATGACGTGGCCGTGATGTACGCCGGCCGCATCGTCGAACACGGCAAGGTCGACGACGTGCTTGACCGCCCGCAGCACCCCTACACCGTTGGCCTGATCGACAGCCTGCCCAGCAACAACCTGCGGGGCCAGCGCCTGCGCCAGATTCCCGGCATGACGCCCAACCTGCTGCACCTGCCCGCCGGCTGTGCGTTTTCCGCGCGCTGCTCGCGCGCCACCGCCGCCTGTGGCCAGCAACCCGGCATCACTCAAGCCCTGCCCGAACACGACGTGCGCTGCTTCCATCCGACTATCCAGATCCACAACGAGGTGACGGCATGA
- a CDS encoding ABC transporter permease yields the protein MTGWLIRRVAQAAVVVLLMTLIVFVGLHAIGNPVDILIGQDVDQVDRARIIAELGLDKPLWQQYLAFLNGALHGNLGNSFVYNIPAIELVIQRLPATLELAISALGLAVIIGLPLGLIAGLYPDSRFSKMIMAGSIVGFSLPTFWVALMLIMTFSVSLGWLPASGRGQTVEFLGFQWSWLTADGWRHLILPALNLSLFKISLVIRLTRAGVRDVMPLDFVKFARAKGLSPFRVVCVHVLRNTMIPLVTVLGLELGSTIAFAVITESIFSWPGAGKLILDSLNALDRPVIVAYLIVVVCLFVTLNLIVDILYKVLDPRVRLEGSA from the coding sequence ATGACTGGTTGGTTGATACGCCGTGTCGCGCAAGCGGCGGTGGTGGTGTTGCTGATGACGCTGATCGTCTTCGTGGGCCTGCACGCCATCGGCAACCCCGTGGACATCCTCATCGGCCAGGACGTAGACCAGGTCGACCGCGCCCGCATCATCGCGGAACTGGGCCTGGACAAACCGCTGTGGCAGCAATACCTGGCGTTCCTGAACGGCGCGCTGCACGGCAACCTGGGCAACAGCTTCGTCTACAACATTCCCGCGATTGAACTCGTCATCCAGCGCCTGCCCGCCACGCTGGAACTGGCGATCAGCGCCCTGGGCCTGGCCGTCATCATCGGCCTGCCGCTGGGCTTGATTGCCGGCCTGTACCCCGACAGCCGTTTTTCCAAAATGATCATGGCCGGCAGCATCGTCGGCTTCTCGCTGCCCACGTTCTGGGTCGCGCTGATGCTGATCATGACGTTCAGCGTGTCGCTGGGCTGGCTGCCCGCCAGCGGCCGCGGGCAGACGGTGGAATTCCTGGGTTTTCAGTGGTCGTGGCTCACCGCCGACGGCTGGCGCCATTTGATCTTGCCCGCGCTGAACCTGTCGCTGTTCAAGATTTCGCTTGTCATCCGCCTGACCCGCGCCGGCGTGCGCGACGTGATGCCGCTGGACTTTGTGAAGTTCGCGCGCGCCAAAGGCTTGTCGCCGTTTCGCGTGGTCTGTGTGCACGTGCTGCGCAACACGATGATCCCGCTGGTGACCGTGCTGGGCCTGGAGCTGGGTTCGACGATTGCGTTCGCCGTGATCACGGAAAGCATTTTCTCGTGGCCCGGCGCCGGCAAGCTGATCCTGGACAGCCTGAACGCGCTGGACCGCCCCGTGATCGTCGCCTACCTGATCGTGGTCGTGTGCCTGTTCGTCACCCTGAACCTGATCGTCGACATTCTTTATAAAGTGCTGGACCCCCGGGTACGGCTGGAGGGCTCGGCATGA
- a CDS encoding ABC transporter ATP-binding protein, translating to MTVSAAPTPLIDLSQVSKRFGERKVGAAGRAMQRMGLSKPPAITRAVDNVDLIVNPGEVVGLVGESGCGKSTLGRIAAGLLTPSGGEVRINGVRPSDMTSAEAHAARLTVQMIFQDPYASLNPRLRVDEIVGEAARIHGLVGNGDFDDYVSAQLERAGLDPALRQRYPHQFSGGQRQRIGIARALAVQPSMLVCDEAVAALDVSIQAQILNLFMDLREELNLTYLFISHDLGVVEHLSDRVVIMYLGRVVETATVDEVFQRPNHPYTQALLAEIPSLKSRHKIFTAIKGEIPSPLNPPGGCHFHPRCPHAMPRCKTEVPTLKGIAINHLSACHLNDMA from the coding sequence ATGACTGTATCCGCCGCCCCCACTCCGCTGATTGACCTTTCTCAAGTCAGCAAGCGCTTTGGCGAAAGAAAGGTCGGCGCAGCCGGCCGCGCCATGCAGCGCATGGGCCTGTCCAAGCCGCCCGCCATCACGCGCGCGGTCGACAACGTGGACCTGATCGTGAACCCCGGCGAAGTGGTCGGCCTGGTGGGCGAATCCGGCTGCGGTAAGTCCACGCTGGGCCGCATCGCCGCAGGCTTGTTGACGCCATCGGGCGGTGAAGTGCGCATCAACGGCGTGCGCCCGTCGGACATGACGTCGGCCGAAGCCCACGCCGCGCGCCTGACCGTGCAGATGATTTTCCAGGACCCCTACGCCAGCCTTAATCCGCGCCTGCGCGTGGACGAGATCGTGGGCGAAGCGGCCCGCATCCATGGCCTGGTCGGCAATGGCGACTTTGACGACTACGTCAGCGCCCAACTGGAACGCGCGGGGCTCGACCCTGCCCTGCGCCAACGCTATCCGCACCAATTCAGCGGCGGCCAGCGCCAGCGCATCGGCATCGCCCGCGCGCTAGCCGTGCAGCCGTCCATGCTGGTGTGCGACGAAGCCGTGGCCGCACTGGACGTGTCCATTCAAGCGCAAATCCTGAACCTGTTCATGGACCTGCGCGAAGAACTGAACCTGACGTATCTGTTCATCAGCCATGACCTGGGCGTGGTGGAACACCTGTCTGACCGCGTCGTCATCATGTACCTGGGCCGCGTCGTGGAAACGGCCACCGTGGACGAAGTGTTCCAGCGCCCCAACCACCCGTACACGCAAGCGCTGCTGGCGGAAATTCCCAGCCTGAAGTCGCGCCACAAGATCTTTACCGCGATCAAAGGCGAGATTCCCAGCCCGCTTAACCCGCCCGGCGGCTGCCATTTTCATCCGCGATGTCCGCATGCGATGCCGCGCTGCAAGACCGAAGTTCCCACGTTGAAGGGAATCGCCATCAACCATTTAAGCGCCTGTCATTTGAACGACATGGCCTGA
- a CDS encoding ABC transporter substrate-binding protein — translation MKRLILSTLTAAILGASAVASADNLTIGFADPLSSLDPQLNNHAGDRSVALHFWDLLIENKWNKLQPGLAVSWKPLDPTTWEFKLREGVKWQDGTPFTADDLIYSYTRARAVPGSVATYAGYLRTIDTMTAKDPLTLIVKTKAPNPDLPLNLASVHVVSKHVGEKSTTEDYNSGKAMVGTGPYKFVSYTPGDRVIMERNDGYWGDKATWDKVNYRYINNAASRTAALLAGDVDVIDKVSVSDLAKLQKAANISVYPYDGLRVMLLQPSFNPAPNQYITDNNGKPLDKNPLLDLRVRQALNLAINRKAIADRILQGAATEANQWMPKGTFGYNPDVKDIPNDVAQAKKLLAEAGFPDGFKLTMHVPNDRYPQGPETAQAVAQFWTRVGVKTQVEVVPWAVYSGRANKNEFAVSMLAWGNGTGEGSYALVNILASVDPKKGLGASNWGHYSNPKVDAALEQSTSEFDVAKREAILHDSVKLVSDDVGIFPLFHYKNIWATKKGLKVTPMTSDRTAAMMVTKEPAAAAGK, via the coding sequence ATGAAACGCTTGATTCTTTCGACCCTGACCGCCGCCATCCTCGGCGCCTCTGCCGTCGCGTCCGCCGACAACCTGACGATCGGCTTCGCCGACCCGCTGTCGTCCCTGGACCCGCAGTTGAACAACCACGCCGGCGACCGCTCGGTGGCCCTGCACTTCTGGGACTTGCTGATCGAGAACAAGTGGAACAAGCTTCAACCCGGCCTGGCCGTTAGCTGGAAACCGCTGGACCCCACCACCTGGGAATTCAAGCTGCGTGAAGGCGTCAAGTGGCAAGACGGCACGCCCTTCACCGCCGACGACCTGATCTATTCCTACACCCGCGCGCGCGCCGTTCCGGGCAGCGTGGCAACGTACGCCGGCTACCTGCGCACCATCGACACGATGACCGCCAAGGACCCGCTGACCCTTATCGTCAAGACCAAAGCGCCCAACCCCGACCTGCCGCTGAACCTGGCATCCGTGCACGTCGTCAGCAAGCACGTCGGTGAAAAGTCCACCACCGAAGACTACAACTCGGGCAAGGCCATGGTTGGCACCGGCCCGTACAAGTTCGTGTCCTACACCCCCGGCGACCGCGTCATCATGGAACGCAACGACGGCTACTGGGGCGACAAGGCCACCTGGGACAAGGTCAACTACCGCTACATCAACAACGCCGCCTCGCGCACCGCCGCGCTCTTGGCCGGTGACGTGGACGTGATCGACAAGGTGTCGGTGTCGGACCTGGCCAAGCTGCAAAAGGCCGCCAACATCTCGGTGTACCCGTACGACGGCCTGCGCGTCATGCTGCTGCAACCCAGCTTCAACCCCGCGCCCAACCAGTACATCACCGACAACAACGGCAAGCCGCTGGACAAGAACCCGCTGCTGGACCTGCGCGTGCGTCAAGCGCTGAACCTGGCCATCAACCGCAAGGCCATCGCCGACCGCATCCTGCAAGGCGCCGCCACCGAAGCCAACCAGTGGATGCCCAAGGGCACCTTCGGCTACAACCCCGACGTGAAAGACATCCCCAACGATGTCGCACAAGCCAAGAAGCTGCTGGCCGAAGCGGGCTTTCCCGACGGCTTCAAGCTGACCATGCACGTGCCCAACGACCGCTACCCGCAAGGCCCGGAAACCGCCCAAGCCGTGGCGCAGTTCTGGACCCGCGTCGGCGTCAAGACCCAAGTGGAAGTGGTGCCATGGGCCGTGTACTCGGGCCGCGCCAACAAGAACGAATTCGCCGTCAGCATGCTGGCGTGGGGTAACGGCACGGGTGAAGGCAGCTACGCGCTGGTCAACATCCTGGCGTCGGTCGACCCCAAGAAGGGCCTGGGCGCCTCCAACTGGGGCCACTACTCCAACCCCAAGGTGGACGCCGCGCTGGAACAGTCCACGTCGGAATTCGATGTGGCCAAGCGTGAAGCCATCCTGCACGACTCGGTCAAGCTGGTGTCGGACGACGTCGGCATCTTCCCGCTGTTCCACTACAAGAACATCTGGGCCACCAAGAAGGGCTTGAAGGTTACGCCGATGACCAGCGACCGCACGGCCGCCATGATGGTCACCAAAGAACCCGCCGCCGCGGCCGGTAAATAA
- a CDS encoding flavin-containing monooxygenase, giving the protein MNLPVATPPQGLDALEARLRQDLSWLEIPAKNWVAPRLVDGQQVLDVVVIGGGMAGLAAAASLTHLGITAPIFDQAPEGYEGPWATTARMETLRSPKQLTGPALGLPALTFRAWFEAQFGTAEWDALDKIPRLQWMDYLRWYRRVLNLDVRNNHRVLSVQPRADRLVQLDIESPAGRSTVLARRVVLATGRDGLGGAYVPDFAKKLPRDRWAHSSDVMDYATLAGKRVGVVGAGASAMDSAGTALEAGAASVDLLIRRNDIPRVNKGKGAGNPGLTHGHLTLPDEWKWKIRHYINAAQVPPPRGSTLRVSRFPNARFNLGCGVEDLALVGDDIHVTTPKGVFVLDFLIFSTGFRIDWTVRPEFAPLAPHVRNWGDRFTPPPGEEDQELHDSPDLGAVFELQEKVPGACPGLDRVHCFSYPAALTQGTISGDIPAVSDGAKRLAQGIAGLFYREDVETYYANMEAFAEPEVFGDEWTPAPPPAQAAASQAETAQ; this is encoded by the coding sequence ATGAATTTGCCCGTTGCCACCCCGCCGCAAGGCTTGGATGCGCTGGAAGCGCGTCTGCGGCAAGACCTGTCCTGGCTGGAAATTCCCGCCAAGAACTGGGTTGCGCCCCGTCTGGTTGACGGCCAACAGGTACTGGACGTTGTCGTCATCGGCGGCGGCATGGCCGGCTTGGCCGCCGCCGCGTCGTTGACGCATCTGGGCATCACCGCGCCCATCTTCGATCAAGCGCCCGAAGGCTACGAAGGCCCGTGGGCCACCACCGCCCGCATGGAAACGCTGCGGTCGCCCAAGCAACTGACCGGCCCTGCCCTGGGCTTGCCGGCGCTGACCTTCCGCGCCTGGTTCGAAGCGCAATTCGGCACGGCCGAATGGGACGCGCTGGACAAGATTCCGCGTTTGCAATGGATGGACTACCTGCGCTGGTATCGCCGCGTGCTGAACCTGGACGTGCGCAACAACCACCGCGTGCTGTCCGTGCAACCGCGCGCCGACCGCCTGGTGCAACTGGACATCGAATCCCCCGCCGGCCGCAGCACCGTGCTGGCCCGCCGCGTGGTGCTGGCCACCGGCCGCGACGGCCTGGGCGGCGCCTATGTGCCTGACTTTGCCAAGAAACTGCCGCGTGACCGTTGGGCGCATTCGTCCGACGTGATGGACTACGCCACGCTGGCCGGCAAGCGCGTCGGCGTCGTGGGCGCGGGCGCGTCCGCCATGGACAGCGCCGGCACCGCGCTGGAAGCCGGCGCCGCCAGCGTCGACCTGCTGATCCGCCGCAACGACATCCCGCGCGTGAACAAAGGCAAAGGCGCGGGCAACCCCGGCCTGACCCACGGCCACCTGACCCTGCCCGACGAATGGAAGTGGAAGATCCGCCACTACATCAACGCCGCCCAAGTGCCGCCCCCGCGCGGCAGCACCTTGCGCGTGTCGCGCTTCCCCAACGCCCGCTTCAACCTGGGCTGTGGCGTGGAAGACCTGGCCTTGGTCGGCGACGACATCCACGTCACCACGCCCAAGGGCGTGTTCGTGCTGGACTTCCTGATCTTCTCCACGGGCTTTCGTATCGACTGGACCGTGCGCCCGGAATTCGCCCCGCTGGCGCCTCACGTGCGCAACTGGGGCGACCGGTTCACCCCGCCCCCCGGCGAAGAAGACCAGGAACTGCATGACTCGCCCGACCTGGGCGCCGTCTTTGAATTGCAAGAAAAAGTGCCCGGCGCCTGCCCGGGTCTGGACCGCGTGCACTGCTTTTCGTACCCCGCCGCGTTGACCCAAGGCACGATCTCGGGCGACATCCCGGCCGTCAGCGACGGCGCCAAGCGCCTGGCGCAAGGCATCGCCGGCCTGTTCTACCGCGAAGACGTGGAAACGTACTACGCGAATATGGAAGCGTTTGCGGAACCGGAAGTGTTCGGCGATGAATGGACGCCGGCCCCGCCGCCCGCCCAGGCTGCGGCCTCGCAAGCGGAGACCGCGCAATGA